One Natronolimnobius sp. AArcel1 DNA window includes the following coding sequences:
- a CDS encoding PQQ-binding-like beta-propeller repeat protein: MTEGWNRTRRQWLAVCGGTTTGLAGIAGCLSSDDDSGTDTGDGADGAEETDNGDNELDETDEADSSESTETATSSWPMDRFTADNQMVADDRSGPDGPLEERWTVEVEDVTLSAPVVDHGQVYVSDETPTLHAVDLASGEIEWTFEAELPPRAPSNPQWDPTTPAVTDDAVYFLTDKLYAIDLDDGEELWSIELGSLYAGDIRIFEGIVYVNNDGELYAIDSDAEDIIWEDEASGTEDIAIGEDGTLFVIRRTNNDFEVIAFDVFEDERLWTYSPPGNSPAGFELMVRDGTVYTHEETSVVAIDPGTGDAETVAEYEQTEETYPVNGPAPTVANGTIYSGGAYNYPSVFATGVETGDEPSEWESKNIEGGPNGLQPFVSDDTLYIWRDLGYTHLHALDPETGAEQWTTYTLDHIETSLHGSMVEGYAILEDSVVLTINSNTGQVIVTLDPQ; encoded by the coding sequence ATGACAGAGGGATGGAATCGAACGCGGCGACAATGGCTCGCCGTCTGTGGTGGGACAACGACAGGTCTGGCAGGGATCGCCGGCTGTCTGAGTAGTGACGATGATTCAGGAACTGACACTGGTGACGGCGCCGACGGGGCCGAAGAGACTGACAACGGTGATAACGAACTCGACGAGACAGATGAAGCTGACAGCAGTGAGTCGACTGAAACGGCCACTAGCTCGTGGCCGATGGACCGATTTACCGCCGACAATCAAATGGTCGCCGACGACCGGAGCGGTCCTGACGGCCCGCTCGAGGAACGCTGGACGGTCGAAGTAGAGGACGTGACGCTGTCGGCTCCCGTCGTCGATCACGGACAGGTATACGTTTCCGACGAAACACCGACGCTCCACGCAGTCGATCTAGCGAGCGGCGAAATCGAGTGGACGTTCGAGGCAGAACTACCACCACGAGCGCCGTCGAACCCGCAGTGGGATCCGACGACACCAGCAGTGACCGACGACGCCGTGTACTTTCTCACCGACAAACTCTACGCGATTGACCTGGACGACGGTGAGGAGTTGTGGTCGATCGAACTCGGGTCGTTGTACGCTGGCGATATTCGCATCTTCGAGGGGATCGTCTACGTCAACAACGACGGAGAGTTGTACGCGATCGACAGTGACGCCGAGGACATTATCTGGGAGGACGAGGCCAGTGGGACAGAGGATATCGCGATTGGAGAGGATGGAACGCTCTTTGTAATCCGGCGTACGAACAACGATTTCGAAGTTATAGCGTTCGATGTCTTCGAAGATGAACGACTGTGGACGTATTCGCCGCCAGGAAACAGTCCGGCCGGATTTGAGCTGATGGTCCGAGACGGAACGGTCTATACGCACGAAGAAACCAGTGTTGTCGCGATTGATCCCGGAACTGGCGATGCAGAAACAGTAGCAGAGTACGAACAAACAGAAGAGACGTATCCAGTAAATGGCCCTGCACCAACAGTTGCGAACGGAACGATCTATTCGGGGGGTGCGTATAATTACCCTTCAGTGTTTGCGACAGGTGTGGAGACTGGCGACGAACCCAGCGAATGGGAGTCAAAGAACATTGAGGGCGGCCCAAATGGGCTTCAACCATTCGTCTCAGATGACACGCTCTACATCTGGCGTGATCTTGGATATACACATCTGCATGCTCTCGATCCAGAAACGGGAGCGGAACAGTGGACGACGTATACACTCGATCACATAGAGACAAGCCTCCACGGATCTATGGTTGAGGGATATGCGATTCTCGAGGATTCTGTCGTCCTAACCATCAACAGTAATACTGGCCAAGTTATCGTAACACTCGATCCCCAATAA
- a CDS encoding SHOCT domain-containing protein, with amino-acid sequence MSDDPATRARENATEIASMVVTGLWLALLLAGSSFWLPVLLLGYIVVIPLVALLYGDEADRAEWWDEESWDDWWGTSESEDASERETASTETQPRTADESTPGDALETLRERYAAGEITDDQFERKLERLLETESLEDVEQRHQRTRETSVRDRDRNRTPEYET; translated from the coding sequence ATGAGTGACGATCCTGCGACACGGGCTCGAGAGAACGCCACGGAGATCGCATCGATGGTCGTCACAGGGCTCTGGCTCGCCCTGCTGTTAGCCGGGAGTAGCTTCTGGCTGCCGGTCTTACTGCTTGGCTACATCGTCGTTATTCCACTCGTAGCGCTCCTGTACGGCGACGAGGCGGATCGAGCGGAGTGGTGGGACGAGGAATCCTGGGACGACTGGTGGGGAACCAGTGAGAGCGAGGACGCAAGCGAGCGCGAAACCGCGTCAACCGAGACACAACCACGCACCGCAGACGAGTCGACGCCCGGCGACGCCCTCGAGACGCTGCGCGAGCGCTATGCTGCGGGTGAGATCACTGACGACCAGTTCGAACGCAAACTCGAGCGTCTGCTCGAGACGGAGTCACTCGAGGATGTCGAGCAGCGACACCAGCGTACTCGAGAAACGAGTGTACGGGACCGGGACCGCAATCGGACACCCGAGTACGAGACCTGA
- a CDS encoding DHH family phosphoesterase — MGNCIICGTAVDGKICESHEEDAVFEFTGSSASQLSPGRYYRGTVDGYADFGVFVDIGDHVTGLLHRSELDQRLESLDWEPGDDVFVQVLDVRDNGNIDLGWSIRQREREFRGKLVDTGSEELLPDELESDESEPETDTDETADTSTETDASADTDAGADADAGDLQAAADPSSGGSGGSVAAESPAASTPPADDATDADDTTADEPALNRTTVDAIDNQVGSIVRLEGEITSIRQTSGPTVFELRDESGTVECAAFEEAGVRAYPDVELDDIVALEGEVERHNGDLQIETESLDILEDDDRDTVVDRLESAIEAEARPTEVSLLADHDAVAAVEDELVGAATAIRRAVMEARPVVVRHAATADGYVAGAAIERAVLPLIREKHTREDAQYHYFERRPLDGRVYGMDTATDDVTSMLEARDRHGEQLPLVVLVDAGSTEESVDGYDLLSIYDAESIVIDDSHADEAIVDAVSVAAAPSLAGADVSDVTSTALGANVAAHINDDVRDDLAHLPAVSYWENAPATYVDLATEAGYDETALSDRREAVALEAYYQSYKDKRELVADLLFDGGADGDLAAHVSEQFRAKLETELETARENMTTESVDGVSVAVLDTGAFTHRYNFPTTTLLLDELHRQQDESAVTLGVGDDELHVRATDSLNVRDLGDAVADRVPEAGSHVVGGEDGHLEFLPGERDAVKEAALEALGETLA, encoded by the coding sequence ATGGGTAACTGTATCATCTGCGGCACCGCTGTCGACGGGAAGATTTGCGAGAGCCACGAGGAGGACGCCGTCTTCGAGTTTACCGGCTCGTCCGCCTCGCAACTCTCCCCCGGACGGTACTACCGGGGCACCGTTGACGGCTACGCCGACTTCGGCGTGTTCGTCGATATCGGCGATCACGTCACTGGCCTGTTGCACCGAAGCGAACTCGACCAACGACTCGAAAGTCTCGATTGGGAACCCGGGGACGATGTGTTCGTCCAGGTTCTCGACGTCCGCGACAACGGGAATATCGACCTCGGCTGGTCGATCCGCCAGCGCGAACGCGAATTCCGCGGCAAACTCGTCGATACTGGTAGTGAGGAACTGCTCCCGGACGAACTCGAGAGCGACGAGAGCGAGCCGGAAACGGACACCGACGAGACCGCTGACACATCAACCGAAACCGACGCCAGCGCCGACACTGACGCTGGCGCTGACGCTGATGCGGGCGACCTGCAGGCTGCCGCCGATCCGTCATCTGGCGGCTCGGGCGGCTCCGTCGCTGCTGAATCGCCTGCTGCGTCCACCCCGCCAGCGGACGACGCAACCGACGCCGACGACACCACTGCGGACGAACCCGCACTCAACCGAACGACTGTCGATGCAATCGACAACCAGGTCGGCAGCATCGTCCGCCTCGAGGGCGAAATTACCAGTATCCGCCAGACCAGCGGCCCAACCGTCTTCGAGCTGCGCGATGAGTCCGGCACCGTCGAATGTGCTGCGTTCGAGGAAGCCGGCGTTCGTGCCTACCCCGACGTCGAACTCGACGACATCGTCGCCCTCGAGGGCGAGGTCGAACGCCACAACGGCGACCTGCAGATTGAAACCGAATCGCTCGACATTCTCGAGGACGATGACCGCGACACCGTCGTCGACCGCCTCGAGAGCGCAATCGAAGCGGAAGCCCGACCGACCGAGGTCTCGCTCCTTGCAGACCACGACGCCGTCGCTGCCGTCGAGGACGAACTCGTCGGCGCTGCAACGGCAATCCGCCGCGCAGTCATGGAAGCACGTCCCGTCGTCGTTCGCCACGCCGCGACCGCCGACGGCTACGTCGCCGGTGCCGCCATCGAACGCGCCGTGCTCCCGCTGATCCGTGAGAAACACACCCGCGAAGACGCACAGTATCACTACTTCGAGCGCCGTCCACTCGACGGGCGTGTCTACGGCATGGACACCGCAACCGACGACGTGACCTCCATGCTCGAGGCGCGCGACCGCCACGGCGAGCAACTGCCGCTCGTCGTCCTCGTCGACGCCGGCTCGACCGAGGAGTCGGTTGACGGCTACGACCTGCTCTCGATTTACGACGCCGAGTCGATAGTCATCGACGACAGTCACGCCGACGAGGCAATCGTCGACGCCGTCTCCGTCGCCGCTGCCCCATCGCTTGCGGGCGCTGACGTCTCCGACGTGACCTCGACGGCACTCGGCGCAAACGTCGCTGCCCACATCAACGACGACGTTCGCGACGACCTCGCACACCTCCCTGCGGTCAGCTACTGGGAGAACGCACCCGCGACCTACGTCGACCTCGCAACTGAGGCTGGCTACGACGAGACCGCACTCAGTGACCGGCGCGAAGCCGTCGCACTCGAGGCGTACTACCAGTCCTACAAGGACAAACGCGAACTCGTCGCAGACCTGCTGTTCGACGGCGGTGCTGACGGCGACCTCGCAGCCCACGTCTCCGAGCAGTTCCGCGCAAAACTCGAGACCGAACTCGAGACGGCCCGCGAGAACATGACGACGGAGTCCGTTGACGGCGTTTCGGTCGCCGTCCTCGACACCGGCGCGTTCACGCACCGGTACAACTTCCCGACGACGACGCTCTTGCTCGATGAACTGCACCGCCAGCAAGACGAGTCGGCCGTCACCCTCGGTGTCGGTGACGACGAACTGCACGTCCGCGCAACTGACTCGCTGAACGTCCGCGACCTCGGCGACGCTGTTGCTGACCGCGTTCCTGAAGCCGGCAGCCACGTTGTCGGCGGCGAAGACGGCCACCTCGAGTTCCTCCCCGGCGAACGCGACGCCGTCAAGGAAGCCGCACTCGAGGCACTCGGCGAGACGCTCGCGTAA
- a CDS encoding metal-dependent hydrolase: protein MELTWHGHSTWHVTVGETDLLIDPFFDNPKTDLEPSDLETPDYVLLTHGHADHIAHAEAFSDATLVATPELVSYCEAEFGFEDAVGGMGMNLGGTVECGDATVTMVRADHTNGIMTENDQSAGMPAGFVIADGEPTAADSTTLYNAGDTALHSEMRDVIGDYLEPDAAIVPIGDHFTMGPEQAGVAVDWTGAAHAFPQHYDTFPPIEQDPADFEAAVSDADVHILEADEPFSLE, encoded by the coding sequence ATGGAGCTTACCTGGCATGGCCACTCGACGTGGCACGTCACCGTTGGGGAGACTGACCTGTTGATCGACCCGTTCTTCGACAACCCGAAGACCGACCTCGAGCCGTCGGACCTCGAGACGCCCGATTACGTCCTGTTGACACACGGCCACGCCGACCACATCGCCCACGCCGAGGCATTTTCGGACGCGACGCTGGTCGCGACGCCGGAACTCGTCTCGTACTGCGAGGCGGAGTTCGGCTTCGAGGACGCCGTCGGCGGGATGGGCATGAATCTCGGCGGCACCGTTGAGTGTGGCGACGCGACGGTCACGATGGTCCGTGCTGACCACACGAACGGCATTATGACCGAAAACGACCAGAGCGCCGGCATGCCAGCCGGGTTCGTCATCGCCGACGGCGAGCCGACCGCCGCAGACTCGACGACGCTGTACAACGCCGGCGACACCGCCCTGCACTCGGAGATGCGCGACGTCATCGGCGACTATCTCGAGCCTGACGCCGCTATCGTCCCGATTGGCGATCACTTCACCATGGGACCGGAACAGGCCGGCGTCGCCGTCGACTGGACCGGCGCAGCCCATGCGTTCCCACAACACTACGATACGTTCCCGCCGATCGAACAGGATCCCGCAGACTTCGAAGCCGCCGTCAGCGACGCCGACGTCCACATTCTCGAGGCCGACGAGCCGTTTAGCCTCGAGTAA
- a CDS encoding OsmC family protein codes for MAKQVTTVSEEGYSATNDIREFETTIDANGEDAPDTLESLLAAYGSCYVPALRVGSKQRGVDDVGRIEIDVTGDLNDDDKLESIHFEIGLEATVDDEQAADILERANELCKVHDALKADLHAEMTLEGDAF; via the coding sequence ATGGCGAAACAGGTCACCACAGTCTCCGAGGAGGGCTACAGCGCGACAAACGACATCCGCGAGTTCGAGACGACGATCGATGCCAACGGCGAGGACGCACCCGATACACTCGAGAGCCTGCTCGCGGCCTATGGCTCCTGTTACGTTCCCGCACTCCGCGTCGGGAGCAAACAACGCGGTGTTGATGACGTTGGGCGGATCGAAATCGACGTTACTGGCGATCTCAATGATGACGACAAACTCGAGTCGATTCACTTTGAGATCGGACTCGAGGCGACCGTTGACGACGAGCAGGCAGCCGATATTCTCGAGCGGGCGAACGAACTCTGTAAGGTACACGATGCACTCAAAGCCGATCTGCACGCCGAGATGACGCTCGAGGGTGACGCGTTCTGA
- a CDS encoding gamma carbonic anhydrase family protein, with protein sequence MLRSFEGTSPQIADSATVDETAVVIGDVIVESDASIWPNATIRGDHGRIVIGERANVQDNAVLHEQTTLEAATTVGHSALVHDATVCEGGLVGMNATVLDGATVGERAVVAAGSVVTEGMTIPPETLVAGAPAEVKTTLEDPHLEATADRYVELATRHAETSERLAGGDENP encoded by the coding sequence ATGTTACGATCGTTTGAGGGCACGTCGCCACAGATCGCCGATTCTGCAACCGTCGATGAAACCGCCGTCGTCATCGGCGACGTTATCGTCGAATCCGACGCGAGTATCTGGCCCAACGCGACAATTCGAGGCGATCACGGCCGTATTGTGATCGGCGAGCGTGCGAATGTGCAGGACAACGCCGTTCTCCACGAACAAACGACACTCGAGGCCGCAACAACGGTCGGCCACAGCGCACTCGTCCACGATGCAACGGTTTGCGAAGGCGGGTTAGTTGGGATGAACGCGACCGTACTCGACGGCGCAACTGTTGGCGAGAGAGCCGTCGTCGCCGCCGGCAGCGTCGTCACCGAGGGGATGACGATCCCACCCGAAACACTCGTCGCGGGCGCACCAGCCGAGGTGAAAACGACGCTCGAGGACCCCCATCTCGAGGCAACGGCTGATCGCTACGTGGAATTAGCGACTCGACACGCAGAAACAAGCGAGCGACTTGCTGGCGGCGACGAGAACCCGTAG
- a CDS encoding DUF5799 family protein, with product MSDSNWTDRIVGARMSVDQEFSSRIAQSELSSQQWSLVMTATELEIENPDDPENARMVANTDKVDQIMPELENIESGMGAMGGGGAGGAGSGSGSSGGLVDSIKGALGLGGGGSGVDDAKRDAAEQLTTEYADELQTQIESNGQWDSICEAAASETSDER from the coding sequence ATGAGCGACAGCAACTGGACGGACCGGATCGTCGGTGCACGAATGAGCGTCGACCAGGAGTTTTCCTCACGGATCGCCCAGTCGGAGCTCTCGAGTCAGCAGTGGAGTCTGGTGATGACGGCGACGGAACTCGAGATAGAGAACCCCGACGATCCCGAGAACGCCCGAATGGTTGCGAACACGGACAAGGTGGATCAGATCATGCCCGAACTCGAGAACATCGAGTCAGGGATGGGCGCGATGGGTGGCGGTGGTGCTGGCGGCGCAGGGTCCGGTTCCGGCTCCTCGGGCGGCCTCGTTGACTCGATCAAGGGTGCACTCGGGCTGGGTGGTGGCGGCAGTGGCGTCGACGACGCCAAACGTGATGCGGCTGAACAGCTCACAACAGAATACGCCGACGAGCTACAAACACAGATTGAGTCGAACGGCCAGTGGGACTCGATCTGTGAGGCCGCCGCGAGTGAGACCAGCGACGAACGCTGA
- a CDS encoding biotin transporter BioY → MATEQQSVDLVDGDVVRSFARAALLAVLIGASAPVAIPIGPAPITLQVLFVFLAGLVLGPLWGSFSMVLYLTAGAVGVPVFAGMESGFGVLVGETAGYLWSYPIAAGLIGLFVHRGTELRDPAEQSLAVVVVALLAGLIVIYGMGVGHMMWLLHLDLWEALLTGMVFFLPGDFLKLVAAILIVKSGQLAVGTHESR, encoded by the coding sequence ATGGCAACTGAACAGCAGTCGGTCGACCTCGTCGACGGCGATGTCGTCCGGTCGTTTGCACGCGCAGCGCTGCTTGCCGTCCTCATCGGCGCATCTGCGCCCGTCGCGATTCCGATTGGACCGGCACCGATCACGCTGCAAGTACTGTTTGTCTTCCTAGCTGGGCTCGTGCTCGGGCCACTGTGGGGCAGTTTTTCGATGGTGCTCTATCTCACCGCGGGCGCAGTCGGCGTGCCCGTCTTCGCCGGGATGGAATCCGGCTTTGGCGTCCTCGTCGGCGAGACGGCCGGCTACCTCTGGTCGTACCCCATCGCTGCGGGCCTCATCGGCTTGTTCGTCCACCGCGGAACTGAGCTTCGTGATCCCGCCGAACAGTCCCTCGCGGTCGTCGTTGTCGCGCTTCTCGCCGGACTGATCGTTATCTACGGCATGGGTGTCGGCCACATGATGTGGCTGCTTCATCTCGACCTCTGGGAGGCGCTTCTCACCGGCATGGTGTTCTTTCTCCCCGGTGATTTCCTCAAACTGGTCGCCGCAATCCTTATCGTCAAAAGCGGCCAGCTTGCAGTTGGAACCCACGAGTCCAGATGA
- a CDS encoding energy-coupling factor ABC transporter ATP-binding protein, producing the protein MIDFRGVSYAFGDVPVLEEVSLTLGNGEFVVLAGANGSGKTTLLRHCNGLLEPDSGTVVVDNTPVADNVVAARSSVGMVFQHPRDQFVAATVGADVAFGPENLGLERAEIDRRVTNALEAVNLGGRNDERIDALSGGEQSRVAIAGALAMEPSHLVLDEPFTGLDEPARRSVLERLESLSAGGTGVVVATHDLRDVLSLADRVVAMQDGRVVVDDAPAQALPALESLSVRIPETTRERC; encoded by the coding sequence ATGATCGACTTTCGCGGCGTCTCATACGCGTTCGGCGACGTCCCCGTCCTCGAGGAGGTTTCGCTAACGCTGGGCAACGGCGAGTTCGTCGTCCTCGCGGGCGCAAACGGTAGCGGGAAGACAACCCTGTTGCGCCACTGTAACGGCCTCCTCGAGCCCGATTCGGGAACCGTCGTCGTCGACAATACGCCGGTCGCCGACAACGTGGTTGCAGCCCGCTCGAGCGTCGGCATGGTGTTTCAACACCCGCGCGATCAGTTCGTCGCCGCGACCGTCGGTGCCGATGTCGCCTTCGGCCCCGAAAACCTCGGCCTCGAGCGTGCAGAAATCGACCGGCGAGTCACGAACGCACTCGAGGCCGTCAATCTGGGAGGCCGTAATGACGAGCGCATCGACGCGCTCTCGGGCGGCGAGCAGTCTCGCGTCGCCATCGCCGGCGCGCTCGCGATGGAACCGAGTCACCTCGTCCTCGATGAACCCTTCACCGGACTCGATGAACCCGCCCGTCGCTCCGTCCTCGAGCGCCTCGAGTCGCTCTCGGCTGGAGGAACCGGTGTCGTGGTCGCGACTCATGACCTGCGCGACGTACTCTCGCTTGCGGATCGTGTCGTCGCTATGCAAGACGGGCGGGTCGTCGTAGATGATGCGCCAGCGCAGGCGCTTCCCGCCCTCGAGTCGCTCTCGGTCCGGATTCCGGAGACCACCCGCGAACGATGCTAA
- a CDS encoding energy-coupling factor transporter transmembrane protein EcfT: protein MLTYEPDDTLAHRLDPRAKLAVQIGFAGTALAHTTIPALAILSVLTAGILYSARVSLLRTLVAYRFALVILAIAPLIAALTIGPPWIDWADGQTSLQASYRVLLILLVSAAYVRSTPIRDSRAAIQRTIPGKPGQLLGIGIALVFRFLPVIQRDIQTIRDAMAARLGGERRAVDRVSTLGIRSLARAFERADRLSLALQARCFAWNPTLPPLAFSRRDWVVLGFALALGLTAFL, encoded by the coding sequence ATGCTAACCTACGAACCCGACGACACGCTGGCTCATCGACTCGATCCGCGCGCGAAACTCGCGGTCCAGATCGGGTTCGCTGGGACCGCACTGGCACATACCACGATCCCGGCACTGGCAATCCTCTCGGTTCTGACGGCCGGTATCCTGTACAGCGCGCGCGTGTCCCTGCTCCGGACGCTCGTCGCCTACCGGTTCGCCCTCGTGATCCTCGCCATTGCGCCACTGATCGCCGCGCTCACGATTGGGCCACCCTGGATCGATTGGGCCGACGGGCAGACCTCCCTGCAAGCCAGTTACCGCGTGTTGCTCATCTTGCTTGTGAGTGCGGCGTACGTCCGGTCGACCCCGATCCGAGACTCGAGAGCGGCGATTCAACGGACGATCCCGGGCAAGCCGGGCCAACTGCTCGGCATCGGCATCGCGCTCGTCTTCCGGTTCCTGCCGGTGATCCAGCGCGATATCCAGACCATTCGCGACGCGATGGCTGCCCGACTCGGCGGCGAACGCCGCGCAGTTGATCGAGTCAGTACGCTCGGCATTCGCAGCCTTGCGCGAGCGTTCGAACGTGCAGATCGACTCTCGCTCGCCCTGCAAGCGCGATGTTTCGCGTGGAATCCGACGCTCCCGCCACTTGCGTTCTCGAGGCGTGACTGGGTCGTGCTCGGCTTCGCGCTGGCGCTTGGGCTGACAGCATTTCTGTGA
- a CDS encoding CatB-related O-acetyltransferase — protein MTLETLMNRVLSVLGYPSAIHGVLNRHTDSLELAVASSARLSRGCLLRGTIELGPRTRLSRGCVLSGDVRVGRGTNLEPNCDLIGDVSLGNYCAIARDCIFQEPNHKLDQPSLQIRLYDEVLDSGLDVTSNGPISVGNDVWIGARAVVLSGVTIGDGAVIGAGSIVTDDVEPYAVVAGVPAERIKWRFPESVRERLLDLEWWEWDEDRIRANQPFFEQELEDADDVPPPAGLEALPESDSDSDRVPFSSV, from the coding sequence GTGACCCTCGAGACCCTCATGAACCGAGTACTTTCAGTGCTTGGCTACCCGAGCGCAATCCACGGCGTACTCAACCGGCACACCGATTCGCTCGAGTTAGCAGTGGCCTCGTCTGCACGACTCTCGAGAGGGTGTCTCTTGCGGGGAACGATTGAGCTTGGCCCGCGAACGCGGTTGAGCCGCGGCTGTGTACTCAGTGGCGACGTCCGCGTTGGCCGAGGCACGAATCTTGAGCCGAACTGCGATCTGATCGGGGACGTCTCGCTCGGGAACTACTGTGCGATTGCTCGAGATTGCATTTTTCAGGAACCAAATCACAAGCTCGACCAACCATCGTTGCAGATTCGGCTGTACGACGAGGTTCTCGACAGCGGGCTCGATGTCACTTCGAACGGCCCGATTTCAGTCGGGAACGATGTCTGGATCGGCGCGCGTGCGGTTGTTCTTTCGGGTGTCACAATCGGCGATGGAGCAGTGATCGGCGCCGGCTCAATCGTGACTGACGATGTCGAGCCGTATGCCGTCGTCGCCGGTGTTCCGGCCGAACGCATCAAGTGGCGATTCCCCGAATCGGTCAGGGAACGACTGCTCGACCTCGAGTGGTGGGAGTGGGACGAAGATCGGATTCGAGCGAACCAGCCGTTTTTCGAGCAGGAACTCGAGGACGCTGACGACGTCCCACCCCCTGCTGGACTCGAGGCACTACCTGAAAGCGACTCGGACAGTGATCGCGTGCCGTTTTCGTCGGTGTAG